One window from the genome of Cyclobacterium amurskyense encodes:
- a CDS encoding mandelate racemase/muconate lactonizing enzyme family protein, producing MKKSIDHLQQRYQDEKIAKVSTSERSQPLFEEPKNDRRSFFKKAALGGISLGGMLALPMEETLAHTTSKVNRLSNPSDLKITDMRIAQYGNVPLLKIYTNQGIHGLGDVRDGADKRYALMLKSRILGENPCNIEKIFKSIEQFGWHGRQGGGVSGVEMALWDLAGKAYGVPLYQLLGGKFRDKVRIYVDTPTVQDPDEFANKMKERVDMGYTMLKMDIGIGLIKDQKDTLTNKSPWGPMRGWSDKDVMSYTQTPHQFTHVQITPKGLEKMVEYAAKAREKVGFEIPLAIDHFGHMGYNEMIKLANAFEPYNIAWLEDLIPWQNTEQWKRITEAISTPTLTGEDAYHKKNFKDLIETRAVDLVHPDPGSAGGYLQTKKIGDYAEEFQIGMALHHAASPITFMGTVHAAAATYNFIGLEHHSVDNPWWEDLVTGIDKPFVKDGYVTVPEAPGIGLELNEDEVKKRLREGEKFFAPTDDWNEIRSWDRTWS from the coding sequence ATGAAGAAAAGTATCGATCATCTACAGCAACGTTACCAGGATGAGAAAATTGCAAAAGTTAGCACTTCAGAAAGGTCCCAGCCATTGTTTGAAGAACCTAAAAATGATAGAAGGTCATTCTTTAAAAAGGCTGCTTTAGGAGGAATAAGTTTAGGTGGAATGTTGGCTTTACCTATGGAAGAGACCCTTGCTCACACAACTTCCAAAGTTAATCGTTTATCAAATCCCTCAGACTTAAAGATAACCGATATGCGGATTGCCCAATATGGCAATGTTCCCTTACTTAAAATATATACCAATCAGGGCATTCATGGTTTGGGAGATGTTAGGGATGGAGCAGATAAGCGATATGCTTTGATGTTGAAGAGTAGGATTTTAGGTGAGAACCCCTGTAATATCGAGAAAATCTTTAAAAGCATTGAGCAATTTGGTTGGCATGGTAGGCAAGGAGGAGGCGTGTCTGGAGTAGAAATGGCACTTTGGGACCTGGCAGGTAAAGCTTATGGAGTACCTCTTTATCAGTTATTGGGTGGTAAGTTTAGAGATAAGGTTAGGATTTATGTTGATACACCTACCGTACAAGATCCGGATGAATTTGCCAATAAAATGAAAGAAAGAGTTGACATGGGCTATACCATGTTGAAAATGGATATTGGAATAGGTTTGATAAAAGACCAAAAAGATACTTTGACAAATAAATCACCTTGGGGGCCGATGAGAGGTTGGTCTGACAAGGATGTGATGAGTTATACACAAACGCCACATCAATTTACTCATGTTCAAATAACGCCAAAAGGTTTGGAGAAAATGGTGGAATATGCTGCTAAAGCAAGAGAAAAAGTAGGCTTTGAGATACCATTAGCAATAGATCACTTTGGTCATATGGGGTATAATGAGATGATTAAATTGGCCAATGCTTTTGAACCATATAATATTGCATGGCTAGAAGACTTGATACCTTGGCAAAATACAGAGCAATGGAAGCGCATAACTGAAGCCATTTCTACACCTACTTTAACAGGAGAAGATGCTTATCATAAGAAAAACTTTAAAGATCTCATTGAAACCAGGGCTGTGGACCTAGTACATCCTGATCCGGGGAGTGCCGGAGGGTATCTTCAAACAAAAAAGATAGGAGATTATGCTGAGGAATTTCAAATAGGTATGGCTCTCCATCACGCCGCTTCACCAATTACCTTTATGGGTACAGTACATGCTGCTGCCGCCACCTATAATTTTATAGGGCTAGAGCACCATTCTGTGGATAATCCATGGTGGGAAGATTTGGTAACAGGTATAGATAAACCATTTGTAAAAGATGGATACGTGACCGTTCCAGAGGCACCGGGTATAGGTCTGGAACTTAATGAAGACGAAGTAAAGAAGAGGTTAAGGGAAGGTGAAAAGTTTTTTGCGCCTACCGATGACTGGAATGAAATCAGGTCTTGGGATAGAACCTGGAGTTAA
- a CDS encoding phage holin family protein, with translation MSKILSILLQLAVAGFVIIFTAYLLPGITVDDLFTGILIAALLALLNITIKPILVFFTIPITILTLGLFLLVINALMVMLAADIVNGFSVGNFWWALLFSLVLSLVNSIFGISLGRGLGR, from the coding sequence ATGAGTAAAATTTTATCTATACTTTTACAATTAGCGGTTGCTGGATTTGTAATAATCTTTACAGCATATTTGCTTCCAGGGATAACCGTGGATGACCTTTTTACTGGAATCCTGATCGCTGCCCTTTTGGCTTTATTAAATATTACGATTAAACCTATTTTGGTGTTTTTCACTATTCCCATTACCATACTTACCTTAGGTTTGTTCTTGCTGGTAATTAATGCATTGATGGTAATGCTTGCGGCAGATATTGTAAATGGATTTTCAGTAGGTAACTTTTGGTGGGCCCTTTTGTTTAGTTTGGTCCTATCCTTGGTAAACTCAATTTTTGGAATTTCCTTAGGTCGTGGCTTAGGAAGATGA
- a CDS encoding sulfotransferase domain-containing protein, producing MLIIAIPKSASTSLMLTISKLHQLKSKQDFSFSKNRIPENCNIIHQFHSDIRELSNAEFLNNEHLVYKQHIYPSSNNLKLTTNIKKVVLLRDPTEIILAYRRGAIKSIHNLLKGYSIEMDDDEWVTQSKQDGLFFDLNYFYNEWKEKANPDNTLLIYYNEYVENPKQVINRIEKFYDLKTTKRNFSTVKARFTRRSNLNNFIYIYSNKLKDFFLSLLVYLKLKFLGK from the coding sequence ATGTTGATCATCGCGATTCCTAAAAGTGCTAGCACATCTTTGATGCTAACCATTAGCAAGTTACATCAACTAAAATCCAAGCAGGATTTTAGTTTTTCAAAAAACAGGATTCCTGAAAACTGCAATATTATCCACCAATTTCATTCCGATATTAGGGAATTAAGCAATGCTGAATTTCTCAACAATGAGCACTTGGTTTATAAACAGCATATTTACCCTAGCTCAAACAACTTAAAATTAACAACCAATATTAAAAAAGTAGTATTATTAAGGGACCCCACAGAAATAATTTTAGCCTACCGAAGAGGAGCTATAAAATCAATCCATAACTTATTAAAAGGTTATTCCATTGAAATGGATGACGATGAGTGGGTAACCCAGTCCAAACAAGACGGTTTATTTTTTGATTTAAATTATTTTTATAATGAATGGAAAGAAAAGGCCAATCCCGATAATACATTATTAATCTACTATAATGAATATGTTGAAAACCCTAAACAAGTAATTAATAGGATTGAAAAATTTTATGATTTAAAAACTACAAAAAGAAATTTTTCAACTGTAAAAGCGAGATTTACAAGGAGAAGTAACCTGAATAATTTCATTTACATTTATTCAAATAAACTAAAAGATTTTTTCTTATCCCTTTTAGTTTATTTGAAGTTAAAATTTCTTGGAAAGTAG
- a CDS encoding histone deacetylase family protein has protein sequence MLKVAWSTKYAHPLPHGHRFPMEKYELLPEQLIYEGTLTKENLFSPLALDESLITATHELEYFQKLKSLGLNKSEIRKTGFPLSKELIDREIHIMNGSVMAAFNAISDGIGMNIAGGTHHAFKDRGEGFCLLNDIAIAANALLSQQIAAKILVVDLDVHQGNGTAALFENEPNVFTFSMHGKNNYPLHKERSDLDLALEDNMDDTNYLQLLDKHFKRLLDVVEPDFIFYQSGVDVLATDKLGRLGLSLQGCKERDKMVLTAAKLNNIPVMCCMGGGYSHKISDIIEAHANTFRLAQEIYF, from the coding sequence ATGTTAAAAGTAGCTTGGTCTACAAAATATGCTCACCCCTTACCACATGGGCATAGGTTTCCAATGGAAAAATATGAACTTCTCCCTGAACAGCTGATTTATGAGGGGACATTGACAAAGGAGAACCTTTTTTCACCATTGGCACTTGATGAGTCATTAATTACGGCTACCCATGAGCTAGAATATTTTCAAAAATTAAAATCACTGGGATTAAATAAAAGTGAGATTAGGAAAACTGGGTTTCCATTAAGTAAGGAATTAATAGATAGGGAAATCCATATAATGAACGGCTCAGTAATGGCAGCATTTAATGCAATCAGTGATGGGATTGGGATGAATATTGCCGGCGGTACACATCATGCATTTAAAGATAGAGGGGAAGGGTTTTGCCTGCTTAATGATATTGCTATAGCGGCAAATGCCTTGTTGTCCCAACAAATTGCAGCAAAGATTCTAGTTGTAGACCTTGACGTTCACCAAGGCAATGGTACTGCAGCTTTATTTGAAAATGAGCCAAACGTTTTCACCTTCAGCATGCACGGTAAAAACAATTATCCACTTCACAAAGAACGATCGGATTTAGACCTGGCCTTAGAGGATAATATGGATGACACTAACTATTTACAGTTATTGGATAAGCATTTTAAAAGGCTATTAGATGTGGTAGAGCCTGATTTTATTTTTTATCAATCTGGTGTTGATGTATTGGCGACCGATAAACTTGGAAGGTTGGGATTATCCCTGCAGGGATGTAAAGAAAGAGATAAGATGGTTTTGACTGCGGCCAAATTAAACAATATTCCAGTGATGTGTTGCATGGGAGGGGGGTATTCCCATAAAATTAGTGATATTATAGAAGCTCACGCCAATACTTTTAGATTGGCTCAGGAAATCTATTTTTAA
- a CDS encoding OmpH family outer membrane protein: MRKNTTLFSAIAVLGLLIGACNTPANNESNSADENKVDISDLKVAYIVTDSVINNFDYFKERSAEIAEKGNKYQSELTNRAQGFEKEVASFQNSNANMTMNQARAKQEELMTKEKNLMTFRENIMAELSADETKLYNEVYDKIQVYLNDYAASNDLEMILSYTRGGGVWYANKSLDITDDVIAGINDDYKNGTSSDSEEKVEEPAEEK; encoded by the coding sequence GTGAGAAAAAATACAACATTATTCAGTGCAATTGCAGTTTTAGGACTTTTAATCGGAGCTTGTAATACTCCTGCTAACAATGAATCAAATTCAGCCGATGAAAACAAGGTAGATATCTCTGACCTAAAAGTGGCTTATATCGTTACAGATAGTGTGATCAACAACTTTGATTACTTTAAAGAAAGGTCTGCTGAAATTGCTGAAAAAGGCAATAAATACCAAAGTGAATTGACTAATAGAGCTCAAGGATTTGAAAAAGAGGTAGCTAGTTTTCAAAACTCCAATGCAAACATGACCATGAACCAAGCTCGTGCCAAGCAAGAAGAGTTGATGACTAAGGAAAAAAACCTTATGACTTTTAGGGAAAATATCATGGCTGAACTTTCAGCAGATGAGACTAAATTGTACAATGAGGTATATGATAAAATCCAAGTATATCTTAACGATTACGCTGCTTCTAATGATCTTGAAATGATTTTATCTTATACAAGAGGTGGTGGTGTTTGGTATGCCAACAAATCGTTGGATATTACTGATGATGTTATTGCTGGGATAAATGATGATTATAAAAACGGAACTAGTAGCGACTCAGAAGAAAAAGTAGAAGAGCCGGCAGAAGAAAAGTAA
- a CDS encoding deoxyhypusine synthase family protein, giving the protein MEITNFLKHHFRHFNAAALIDAAEGYKAHLDDNGKMMITLAGAMSTAELGISLAEMIRQDKVHIITCTGANLEEDVFNLVAHDYYERIPNYRDLSPQQEQDLVDRHMNRVTDTCIPEMEAMRRIENVILEEWQKADKAGESFFPHEFFYKILLSGKLESEYQIDPKHSWLLEAAKKNIPIIVPGWEDSTLGNMFAGHVIAGDIKDVHTVKGGIQYMMFLADWYTENAKEDSTVGFFQIGGGIAGDFPICVVPMLHQDLQRDGIPLWGYFCQISDSTTSYGSYSGAVPNEKITWGKLGIDTPKYIIESDATIVAPLVFAIVLGQ; this is encoded by the coding sequence ATGGAAATAACCAATTTTCTTAAACATCATTTCAGACACTTTAATGCAGCAGCTTTGATAGATGCTGCTGAGGGGTACAAAGCTCATTTGGATGACAATGGAAAAATGATGATTACCCTAGCCGGTGCAATGTCCACTGCCGAACTTGGGATTTCTTTGGCTGAAATGATTCGACAGGATAAGGTGCACATCATTACTTGTACTGGCGCTAATTTAGAAGAGGATGTTTTTAATTTGGTCGCACATGATTATTATGAACGAATCCCCAATTATAGAGATCTTTCTCCACAGCAGGAACAGGATCTGGTAGATAGGCACATGAATAGGGTGACTGATACTTGTATACCCGAAATGGAAGCCATGAGGAGGATTGAGAATGTGATCCTCGAAGAATGGCAGAAGGCTGACAAAGCCGGTGAAAGCTTTTTCCCTCATGAGTTTTTTTATAAAATATTGCTGTCAGGAAAATTGGAGAGTGAATACCAAATTGATCCTAAACATAGCTGGCTATTAGAGGCTGCTAAGAAAAATATACCTATAATTGTTCCAGGTTGGGAGGACTCTACTCTGGGAAATATGTTTGCAGGTCACGTGATCGCTGGAGATATCAAAGACGTTCATACCGTTAAAGGTGGAATCCAATACATGATGTTTTTAGCAGATTGGTATACTGAGAATGCGAAAGAGGACAGTACAGTTGGGTTCTTTCAAATAGGTGGAGGAATCGCTGGTGATTTTCCAATTTGTGTGGTGCCAATGCTTCATCAGGACTTACAACGTGATGGAATTCCACTTTGGGGGTATTTCTGTCAAATTTCTGATAGTACCACCTCTTATGGATCTTATTCAGGGGCTGTTCCCAATGAGAAGATCACCTGGGGGAAATTAGGTATTGATACACCGAAATATATAATTGAATCCGATGCGACCATTGTTGCTCCTTTGGTTTTTGCAATAGTATTGGGACAATGA
- a CDS encoding OmpA family protein — MGQSSGLKRVFSLEYDEQHPIIAPDGSLFFTLAFHPDNIGGKSDPGDVWFAPEEDGVFKLPQSIAELSTPFYDLLIGFIDSDTALVYHANLNREQVIIRYFWDGGSWNRDEVVQIPGLKTKGDYFSASLDPGGSFMVMSMDSYGSYGNEDLYISKRNGNTWSRPINLGASINTASQELSPAIGFNGDSLYFSTNASDNEKSIEIYFSMRLDESWRKWSNPKLLKLSEMAGMDMYYFPASENERFFFTNTQTSDDFGNIYYNGVASLKIEEVPSKKEENLENKMEIRSFENANVIKNLYANENVLKSSIEPTLGKTIVGDLKENLATLAVGEGLVLEGLLFQRASVDLVNDKESLNTLDELATYLNDNPEKVISIEGHTDSYGNENVNMRLSLARANKIKELLIERGVQKDRLFTKGWGGKKPIATNSNVAGRMKNRRVEIIFLLNK, encoded by the coding sequence ATGGGACAAAGCTCAGGTTTAAAACGTGTTTTCTCACTTGAATATGACGAGCAACACCCAATTATAGCTCCAGATGGATCCTTGTTTTTTACTCTGGCCTTTCATCCAGACAATATAGGTGGAAAGAGCGATCCTGGAGATGTATGGTTTGCCCCGGAAGAAGATGGTGTATTCAAGTTGCCTCAATCAATCGCTGAACTTTCTACACCATTTTATGACCTGCTAATTGGTTTTATTGACTCAGATACAGCTCTGGTTTATCATGCAAACTTGAATAGGGAACAGGTTATAATACGGTATTTTTGGGATGGTGGAAGTTGGAATAGGGATGAGGTGGTTCAAATTCCTGGCTTAAAAACCAAAGGAGACTACTTTAGTGCTTCCTTGGACCCTGGTGGATCTTTTATGGTTATGTCCATGGACTCCTATGGAAGTTATGGGAATGAAGATCTCTATATATCCAAGCGGAATGGGAATACATGGAGCAGGCCTATAAATCTCGGTGCAAGCATTAATACAGCTAGTCAGGAATTAAGTCCGGCCATTGGTTTTAATGGTGATTCACTATATTTTTCTACAAATGCCTCTGACAATGAAAAGAGCATTGAAATCTATTTTAGCATGCGATTGGATGAAAGTTGGAGAAAGTGGAGCAATCCTAAACTTTTAAAGTTATCCGAAATGGCTGGTATGGACATGTATTATTTTCCAGCTTCTGAAAATGAAAGATTCTTTTTTACCAATACGCAGACTAGCGATGATTTTGGGAATATTTACTATAATGGAGTAGCCTCCTTGAAAATTGAGGAGGTGCCATCGAAAAAGGAAGAAAATCTTGAAAATAAGATGGAGATCAGAAGCTTTGAAAATGCAAATGTGATAAAAAACCTATATGCTAATGAAAATGTTTTAAAAAGTAGCATAGAACCTACATTGGGAAAAACAATTGTTGGGGACTTAAAAGAGAATTTGGCTACCTTGGCAGTAGGTGAAGGCCTTGTTTTGGAAGGGCTATTATTTCAAAGAGCTTCAGTAGATTTGGTTAATGATAAAGAGTCCTTGAACACCTTGGATGAATTAGCCACCTATTTGAACGATAATCCTGAAAAGGTTATTTCTATAGAAGGACATACGGACAGTTATGGAAATGAAAATGTCAATATGCGATTGTCATTGGCCCGGGCAAATAAAATAAAAGAGCTCCTAATTGAAAGAGGAGTACAGAAGGACCGCTTGTTTACTAAAGGCTGGGGAGGGAAAAAACCAATAGCGACCAATTCTAATGTGGCGGGAAGAATGAAAAATAGAAGAGTTGAGATCATATTTTTGCTTAATAAATAA
- a CDS encoding glycoside hydrolase family 130 protein codes for MTYLKKLGFWYLGLLPILVILSCKEKVKNEVDAKELHPKSWEMRPFVKMDEDNPVLNPGNLTFTCPILQKQVKWEEKDVFNPAAVIKDGLINLLYRAEDSIGSNNGTSRIGLALSDDGVTFKKLPEPIFYPENDSLKTLEWDGGVEDPRIVETEDGRYILTYTSYDGEVARLMLATSLDLKNWKKYGRVLRGEWKDTWSKAGAIVAERKGNKVIAKKINDKYWMYFGDTDLFLAYSDDLINWSPLLEEGNLKSVLQPRPGYFDSRLVESGPYALLREEGILLLYNGMNLGENENRDTTLAPGAYSAGQALFAKDNPGILIDRSETYFLTPEKPYETEGQVNLVCFIEGMVPYNGKWFLYYGTADSKIAVAVYEGN; via the coding sequence ATGACCTATTTGAAAAAGTTGGGATTTTGGTACTTAGGCTTATTGCCGATTTTAGTAATATTATCATGTAAGGAAAAGGTGAAAAACGAGGTTGACGCCAAAGAACTACATCCAAAATCATGGGAAATGCGACCCTTTGTGAAAATGGATGAAGACAACCCCGTGCTTAACCCAGGAAATTTGACCTTTACCTGTCCTATTCTCCAGAAACAGGTGAAATGGGAAGAAAAGGATGTTTTTAATCCTGCTGCGGTGATTAAAGATGGGCTCATTAATCTTCTTTATCGAGCAGAAGATAGTATTGGCAGTAATAATGGAACTTCTAGAATTGGCCTCGCATTAAGTGATGATGGAGTAACTTTTAAAAAGCTTCCTGAACCAATTTTTTATCCGGAAAATGACAGTCTAAAAACATTGGAATGGGATGGGGGAGTAGAAGACCCAAGAATTGTTGAGACTGAAGACGGAAGATATATTTTGACCTATACTAGCTATGATGGAGAAGTAGCCCGACTTATGTTAGCTACTTCATTAGATTTAAAGAATTGGAAAAAATATGGACGGGTTTTGAGAGGTGAATGGAAAGATACTTGGAGTAAAGCAGGCGCTATTGTGGCCGAAAGAAAGGGGAACAAGGTCATTGCAAAGAAAATCAATGACAAGTATTGGATGTATTTTGGTGATACGGACCTTTTCTTGGCCTATTCTGATGACTTGATTAATTGGAGTCCATTATTGGAAGAAGGTAACCTAAAATCGGTGCTTCAACCTAGGCCTGGATATTTTGATAGCAGATTAGTAGAGTCAGGCCCTTATGCTTTACTTAGGGAAGAAGGTATTTTACTATTATACAATGGAATGAATCTGGGAGAGAATGAAAACCGTGATACGACTCTTGCTCCTGGGGCTTATTCGGCAGGGCAGGCATTGTTTGCAAAAGACAATCCAGGTATATTGATAGATAGGTCTGAGACTTATTTCCTGACTCCTGAAAAACCCTATGAAACCGAAGGACAGGTTAATTTGGTTTGTTTTATTGAGGGGATGGTTCCTTACAATGGAAAGTGGTTTTTATACTATGGTACCGCCGATTCTAAAATAGCAGTAGCAGTTTATGAGGGAAATTGA
- a CDS encoding TonB-dependent receptor domain-containing protein — translation MKRLTKLLLISIIFLAVGSVNSFGQKATEKKEFKISGKVIDKATGEPIPYATAFLKEAGTDASVAGGVADDNGEFFFNVKAAGKYKVELSFVGYDSFVREDVEVGPNTPSLFLGNLGLSESAVSLEEVTVQGQRSLIEEKVDRTIYNAENDKTTAGGDASDVLRRVPMLTVDLDGNVSMRGSSNILVLIDNKQSAIVANNIADALKQIPAEEIKSVEVITSPSAKYDAEGTGGVINIVTKKNKLQGASLNINTSAGLRGSNLGLNVALKKGKMGFSLGGFGRMGYNILGSFENEQTLLSEDAPATRILQGADTRNNMMFGRYNFGWDYEINKLNFMTTSVSFGLRNMRMEQDDLYTETYVEDILVNELLRDVKTDNLSNNVDVSYNYTKSFEKKGKEISFSGLYSRSNRTNDFVNSLYNDSFDQIISRIKNDNNNLNEEFTVQVDYVTPLGSKDEQIIEYGAKNILRKATSDFAYFRADGADGDYVEDEDVDLSNQFNYNQNVTAGYLSYTLGFLEHYTLKTGIRYEYTNIDAEFLSSDLPADIPSYGTVVPNMNFGRKLANGNMLKAAYNRRIQRPSLNYLNPNIEAANPQQITQGNPLLDPEMTDNYELSYSTFIKGTSLNFTSYLRNTTGSIQPVRTIQDDDVIFTTYENIGNERAYGLGIFSNVNISGKFSLNGSIDGYFSQLDNGLSDPQLRAQNEGFVISGRLFGNYTLPRDWQIQAFSFYRGRRVQLQGSAGGFGIYSLSLNKQFAEKRGSIGFGAENFFTPEFKMRNELVTSTITQKSVTGMRFMNFKINFSYRIGKLSVDGGRRKKRGVTNEDLKESEGGSPAMMN, via the coding sequence ATGAAAAGGTTAACCAAACTATTATTAATTTCGATAATATTCCTGGCTGTAGGATCTGTAAACAGCTTTGGCCAAAAGGCTACTGAAAAAAAAGAATTTAAAATCTCTGGTAAAGTCATTGACAAAGCCACCGGAGAACCTATCCCTTATGCTACAGCATTTTTAAAAGAAGCAGGAACTGACGCTTCAGTAGCTGGAGGCGTTGCCGATGATAATGGAGAATTCTTTTTTAATGTAAAAGCTGCTGGAAAATACAAGGTAGAACTTAGTTTCGTTGGCTATGACTCTTTTGTTAGGGAGGATGTAGAAGTAGGACCAAATACACCATCATTATTTTTAGGCAATCTTGGGCTTAGTGAATCAGCTGTTTCCCTAGAGGAAGTAACCGTTCAAGGTCAAAGGAGTTTAATAGAAGAAAAGGTTGATAGAACGATTTACAATGCTGAAAATGACAAAACCACCGCTGGTGGTGATGCTTCCGATGTATTGAGGAGAGTACCAATGCTGACTGTCGATTTGGACGGTAATGTTTCCATGAGAGGTAGCAGCAATATCCTTGTTTTGATCGATAATAAGCAATCTGCCATTGTTGCCAACAATATTGCAGATGCTTTAAAGCAAATTCCTGCCGAAGAAATTAAATCCGTAGAAGTCATCACTTCTCCTTCTGCCAAATATGATGCTGAAGGTACCGGTGGTGTGATTAATATAGTCACCAAAAAGAACAAATTACAAGGTGCTTCATTGAATATCAATACCAGTGCTGGCTTGAGAGGATCAAATCTTGGTTTAAATGTAGCATTGAAAAAAGGAAAAATGGGCTTTTCCTTAGGTGGATTTGGCCGTATGGGTTACAATATATTAGGTAGCTTCGAAAATGAACAAACACTACTTTCTGAAGATGCTCCAGCCACTCGAATTCTGCAGGGAGCTGATACTAGGAACAATATGATGTTTGGAAGGTATAACTTTGGCTGGGATTATGAAATCAACAAATTGAATTTCATGACCACATCGGTTAGTTTCGGACTTAGGAATATGAGAATGGAGCAAGACGATCTATATACTGAAACTTATGTAGAGGACATATTGGTCAATGAACTTTTAAGAGATGTAAAAACAGACAATCTTTCAAACAATGTTGATGTCAGTTACAATTACACCAAATCATTTGAAAAGAAGGGAAAAGAAATTAGTTTTTCTGGCCTCTACTCTCGAAGCAATCGTACCAATGACTTTGTAAATAGCCTTTACAATGATTCCTTTGATCAAATCATTAGTAGAATAAAAAATGACAACAATAACCTTAACGAGGAGTTTACAGTTCAGGTAGATTATGTGACACCACTTGGTTCAAAAGATGAGCAGATCATTGAATATGGCGCCAAAAACATACTTAGAAAAGCTACTAGTGATTTCGCCTATTTTAGAGCAGATGGAGCAGATGGTGATTATGTGGAAGATGAGGATGTTGACTTGTCCAATCAGTTTAATTACAACCAAAATGTAACTGCCGGATACCTGTCCTACACCCTTGGTTTTTTAGAGCATTACACATTAAAAACCGGTATTCGATATGAGTACACCAATATAGATGCAGAATTCCTTTCTTCTGATTTACCAGCCGACATTCCTTCTTATGGAACCGTAGTACCAAACATGAACTTTGGAAGAAAGCTGGCCAATGGCAATATGTTAAAGGCCGCCTATAATAGAAGGATTCAAAGACCATCATTGAATTACCTTAACCCTAATATAGAAGCTGCAAACCCTCAACAAATCACTCAAGGAAACCCATTATTGGATCCTGAAATGACAGACAATTATGAATTGTCCTACAGTACCTTTATTAAGGGAACTTCCCTTAACTTCACCTCTTATCTAAGGAATACTACAGGTTCTATTCAGCCAGTAAGGACCATTCAGGATGACGATGTTATCTTTACTACCTACGAAAATATTGGTAATGAAAGGGCCTATGGTTTGGGTATATTCTCAAATGTTAATATTTCAGGCAAGTTTTCTTTGAATGGATCAATTGATGGTTATTTTTCTCAATTGGACAATGGATTATCAGACCCACAATTGAGAGCCCAAAATGAAGGGTTTGTAATAAGTGGTAGGTTATTCGGTAATTACACCTTACCTAGAGACTGGCAAATTCAAGCCTTTAGTTTTTACCGCGGAAGGAGAGTACAACTTCAAGGTTCAGCAGGAGGATTCGGTATCTATAGCTTAAGTTTAAACAAGCAATTTGCCGAAAAGCGTGGAAGCATAGGATTTGGAGCTGAAAACTTCTTTACCCCTGAGTTTAAAATGAGAAATGAGTTAGTAACATCTACCATCACTCAAAAAAGTGTCACTGGCATGCGCTTTATGAATTTCAAAATAAACTTCTCCTATAGAATCGGAAAATTGAGTGTTGATGGAGGAAGAAGAAAGAAAAGAGGGGTTACCAATGAAGATTTAAAAGAAAGTGAAGGCGGATCACCAGCTATGATGAACTAA